DNA sequence from the Vibrio sp. BS-M-Sm-2 genome:
GAAGGTACTCAAGGTATCGGCGTGGTTTTAGCTGAAACAAATAAAGCAGCAGAAAGCGTTATCGAAGCATTCATGGGCCTAAAAGCGAACATCTTGGTTCAAGAGTTCATTGAAGAAGCAAATGGCGCAGACATCCGTTGTTTTGTTGTTGGTAACAAAGTAATCGCGGCAATGAAGCGTCAAGCTGGTGAGGGTGAATTCCGCTCTAACCTGCACCGTGGCGGTACAGCTCAACTGGTTAAACTAACCAAAGAAGAGCGCGCTACAGCAATCAATGCTGCGAAAATCATGGGTTTAAACCTATGTGGTGTTGATATTCTACAATCTAAGAATGGCCCTGTTGTAATGGAAGTTAACTCTTCTCCTGGCCTAGAAGGTATTGAGAAAGCGACTGGTAAAGATGTAGCAGACATGATTTTCGAATTCATCGAAAAAAATGCAAAACCAAACGCTAACCGTACTCGTGGCAAAGGCTGATTTAACGCCGTTAACTCATGATTGGAAATAACATGAACAATAAAATGATCATAGGGAATACTGAAGCACTTTGCTTACCAGAGTTAGGGATAACTGGACTACATACACGTGTTGATACAGGAGCTAAAACCTCTTCTCTACACGTAGACAATCTACTATGTGTAAAAACAGACGGTGAGAACTTCGTTGAATTCGATCTTCACCCAGACGTTTACCACCTAGAAGAGACAGTGCGCTGCAAGGCGAAACTGAAAACAAGCAAGAAAATCAAATCATCTAACGGCGAAGTTGAACACCGTTGTGTGATTGAAACCATGCTAAAAATCGGCGGTCAGGAATGGCCTATCGATATCACGCTAAGCAACCGTCAAGATATGACTTATATGATGTTGCTTGGTCGTCAAGGCATGAGTGACAAAGTGATTGTTGACCCAGCGGGTGAATTCCTGCTGACTCACTAATCAGAGTCATCGTAACCGCTCCACAGGTTATAACTAAAGCTAGTCACAACGATATAAGGCCAGTCTCATGACTGGCCTTATTGCGTTCTATTCTTTAATTTCTAGTTTCTGCTTTTTACTTTGGCTTATCTATTTCTTGGATTTACCATGAGACTGCAAACCAAAACGCCAAATCGATAACAGCAGTTTCTTAGCTTTGATTTTGGTTACCCGCCAATGCGTCACAGGTCTTCTTGGGGCGCTCATCAATAAGTGTTCAAAGGCTGTCTCACTAAAATCGACTTGTCCTCCATGCGCCACTAGCAAAGTATCCAGCTGCATGTCATAGATACGAGATACTGACTCTCGGTACTTGTTAGGGTGAAAGATAGGGAAAGGCGGAATCAGCTTCTTCTTAACCTCGACCATTAAATCAGCCACATAAGCAACGCTATGTGATGGGCAATAGACAGAAAGATCTCTGTCGGTATGACCCGGCGTTTCTAGAACCAACCAATCATCAAACCCCGGAATACTATCCCCATCCGACAGCTTATAGTCCGGTTTCAACTTTCTTGAATACCACAAGTTCGCTTTGGCTCTTCCTAAACGGTTCGCCATCCATCTTGCTAAGGCTAGATCAGTCAAGTGCATCAAAATACCATCAATGCCGTGATACCAATCTTTGTCTCGGTTTGCTGCCACCAAATAACAATTAGTCAGTTTTCTGAGTGCATGCGCAGCGCCTGCATGGTCTGGGTGCATATGCGTCACCACCACCGTGTGTAGATCAGAAAAATCACGCATAAGCTCAGTTTCAATGAAAGTCTTCAAATGCGGGATGTCGGCTCGACATGCACCATCGAGCAACAGTAATTTGTCAGGATACTCCACCAAGTACATATCTTGGATGTAGCCTTTAATGGTATGCAGCTGCAAACCCACTCCTTGCGATAAACCAACTGGTCAGACCTACACCATAGCAAACTTACAGCCAATTGTGATCATTTTGTTAAAAGTAACAATCTCAAACAAGATAGAGAGCTCCAATCAAGATTTCTATTGGTATCCACAACGTTACTAAAATCCAATTCAACTCAGAACAATGGAAGCACATTCCGAAAATACTCATCTATTTCATCCGGTAGTTTTCACCATTATCGAATGCCGCATTGCCGTAAACCTTGCTCTATAAACCTTACGATTCAAGCTGCCAACACCATTTATCGTGACGACAAAACATGTGATTTGTTGCCCTGAGTTATTCGGACTATATATGCGCCTCTAATTTATTGTCTGAGTGCTATACATGAACCAACTAATCGATGCTCTTTCTACCCAAGGTTACTTTGTTTGGGATGACTTCTTAACGCATGAAGAAGTGGTGGCATTAAGGGATTGCATTCCAGAGAACTGGAAAAAGGCTAGGATTGGCCGTAACGATGAAGTAACACGAGAGTCGACCATTCGTAGTGACAAAATTCAGTGGGTACGCCGCGACATGGGCGAGCCAGCTTCTCTGTTCCTAGACAAGATGGAACAAATTCGTTTAGCGGCAAACCAAGCGTTCTTTTTGGGTCTGTTCGAGTACGAAGCGCACTTTGCTAAATACGAAAAAGGTGATTTCTACCAAAAGCACTTAGACTGCTTCAAAGGCAATGAGAACCGCCGTCTGACTACCGTGTTCTACATGAATGACGAGTGGACAGAAGAAGACGCAGGTGAGCTTGTGGTTTACGATCTGAAAGACAACCATATCGCGACCATTCCACCAAAGTCAGGTCGTCTATTTGTGTTCTTGTCTGAACAGTTCCCACACGAGGTACTGCCGACAAACACAGAGCGATTCAGTATCGCAGGTTGGTTCCGTATTAACGGCGTGAAAGACAACCAACTCGATATCGCACACTAAATATTGGTCTTTAACACCGGAACTTTAAAACCTCTCGATTGAGAGGTTTTTCATTAATGTGGACAACGAAAACAGTGCCACTAGAGCACACCTTCAATTTGCAGAGTAACCTCTAGACAAATCAATATAACGATTAATCTAGCGTAAAAGAGAAAAGTGATATTTAATAACTATTTACGATGCGCATTCAAGAAGGATTAATTATGTCGTCTATCATCGTAGGTCATCGAGGTGTAGCAGGCACTCACCCAGAAAACACCAAAGCAAGCATTGAACAAGCCGCTAAACTCGGCTTGAAATGGATTGAAGTAGATATTCAACCGACTCAGGATGATCAACTTGTGGTTTGTCACGACCACACCCTTGAGCGCTGCAGCGATGGCAAGGGTCGTGTCGACGAGCATACTCTTGCAGAGCTGCGTCAGCTTGATTTTGGAAGTTGGAAATCTGAACAGTTCGCGGGAGAAAAAATACTAACGCTAGAAGAGTTACTTGCACTTGTTGAGCAACATGATCTCAGCGTCAACCTCGAAATCAAAGTCGACAGCCGACATCAAGCTCCTCATGTCGTTGATTTACTGCACGAAGAGTTGATTCGCTCAAATTTGGACACCGATAAAGTCTTACTATCGAGCTTCAGCCATCAAGTGGTTGCTGAAATGGCTCGCCACTTACCGAGATACCGCGTCGGTGTGATCACAGAGCAACTGACTCAAGCTGATCTTATGCTCATTAATGAGGTTAAAGCATTCAGTTGCCACATGAACTATGAGCATGTAAATCAGAGCGATCTCAATACGCTCAGTGAAGCAAACATTCAAACATGGTGCTACACCGTCAACGATCCATCTCACTTCAAACTCATCTCAGAAGTCGATGCCGTATTCACTGATTTTCCGAATCAATTTAGCGCTATAAATTGAGCACGCGAATACTGCAAAAACAGCCTCGAGAGACTTTAAAATTAACTCTCGGGAAACCTTAAAATTAGGTAGCAAACACAAGTGAGTAGGAGTACATTCCGCTACTCACTTGGTTTCATTAGCTCGCTCTATTTAGACAGCTTCATTGGTTACTTAATTTATGGATCTCATTTTTAGTCCAATCTTCCCAATTTTGGGGGCAATCTTCATTTTCGCCGCTATTGTTCGTGGCTTCTCAGGTTTCGGTTTCACTTTAGTGGCATTGCCGTTGAGTGCGTTATTCGTGCCCGTTATCGAACTGGTTCCTGTTTTCATGCTTATCGACCTATTGGGCAATATCCAATTGCTACCGAAGGTTCGAAAACACGTCAATTGGCGCTGGGTTTCAAAGGTGTTTATCCCTTGTCTAGCCTTCACTCCGGTCGGCTTACTTCTGCTCAAGTCTGTTAGCCAAGATACAATAATTTTGATCATTAGTGCCTTCATTTTTGCGTCTGCACTTATGATCTACAAAGGGTTCCAGTACAAAAGTGAACCTAGATTTGCTCCCTATATTCTGGGCAGCCTTGCGGGTGTAATGAACGGCGCGGCTTCAATGTCAGGGCCTCCGATTGGCACGCATGCATTGGCAAGCCCAGTCGCACCCCACATTGCCAGAGCAGGCCTGATTGCGTTCTTTGTGTTGGCAGATTCCAGTGCGTTTGTATCGGCATCTATCGCGGGGTTAGTCGACCGTGATGTGGTCTGGCTTACTCTAGCACTCCTACCAAGTAGCATGTTTGGCGGCTATGTCGGTTCTAAACTGTTCGAGAGATTTGGCGGAGCGAAGTTCAAACCAGTCACCATTGCCCTGCTCATCGTGATTGCGATATTCAGTGCAGGTCGAGTCTTGCTGTAACTGGCTCTAGCGGTGCTGTTCAGGAAAATTGGGTACCGATACCTACCATTCGATATGGATAGGGGTACCCATTTTTACAAGTTGGAGAAATTCATCCATATCTTGATTGGTTAATGCGATACAGCCATCCGTCCAATCAAAGCTTTGAATAAAACTAGGCGAACGACGCTCACCATTTTTGATACCGTGGATCTTGATGTTCCCCCCAGGATCAACATCATTTTGCTCTGCCCATTGCATATCTGAAGGTTGCGGATAGTTAATATGTACTGAGCGATAAAAGTCCGACTCTTCCATCACATAATCGAGCTGGTATGTCCCTTCCGGCGTTCGGTTGTCCCCTTCAAAGCGTTTATGCCCTTTCGGTTGTTTGCCTAGCGCAATACGAAACTCCTGAATCACCTTTTCGCCTTTAAGCAGATACATCCTACGTTTCGATTTATCGACTTTGACCAAGGTGACCACTTGCGACAACGAATCTACCTCAGAATCGATATCCGGTACGTTGTAAAACTGTCGAGAGGAACTTTGAGGCGAACGTTTAGATGAACCTTGAGATAGCTGAGCAACTTGTTCACCAGAATCACTTTTGAGAACATTATCCACTACAATCACATGTTTGGAGTTTGAGCTCACTGAAGAGGTTGAACTAGAGGAAGAAGTCGAGACACGTTGAGAGTGAGCAGATGTCGATTCAAATACGATAGTTTCGATAGCCGTCGCGTCAGATACGATCTTTTCAACGACAACCTTCTCAGCGTATACACTCGAAGTCACAAACAGTAAACACAGTGATAAAGGCAAAAACAGATGCACCGTTAGAGCTCCTCAAAACGCATGGACATGGTTCGTGACTGGGTTTCCATCCCCAACGACTCATAAAAACCCTGAGCTTGCTGATTAAACTCCATCACTTCCAATCGAAGTTCGATCGCGCCACTCGCTTGCGCCCATTGATTGAATGACTTCATTAATGCTCTACCGACACCTTGGCTCTGAGTCTGATCATTCACCACAATCGTATTAACTCTTGCCACCTTGTGAGACTGAATGAAACTGACACCTTTGTTCTGCGTTACCTTCCCCGCTAAAAAGCCGATCACCTGCTGATCATCAACAGCAACAAAGAAAGCACCAACCGGATCAAGCATTAAGCCTAACCAATACTCTTCACTATCGGCCTGGCTCTGTGAAACTGGTGCAAACACCATAGGCGCACCTAGATGATGTTGACGGTTTATCTGCTCAGAGAGCTCCAAGATCGAGCTAATATCAGTTACCTTGGCGGTCCGGATTTGCATATTATTACCTTATTTGAATTCCATAATACCTTAGCAAAAATGGCTTAGTTGTGCACCGTTACACTGATCAACCCAGACGCTCAGTGAAGGCTGATTATTAATATTAGGTACTAAATTTGGGGAAATTGTTCCGTAAATCTCGGGCACATTGCTAGGCGTTGAGTGCTACTATCTCTGCAGAATCAATACGCTAACAACTGGATACCACTATGATTAAGTTTGCTGTAATTGGAACCAATTGGATTACACAAAAGTTTGTTCAAGCTGCTCACGAATCTCAATCGATGCAACTTGCTGCGGTTTACTCTCGAAACCTAGACAGCGCGGTACAGTTCGCTCAAGAATTTGACGTTGAAACAACTTATGATTCACTCGACGCATTGGCAAATGACAAAACTGTTGAAGCCGTGTACATCGCTTCACCAAACTCGCTGCATTGCGAGCAATCTATCTTCATGATGGAAAACGGCAAGCATGTCATCTGTGAGAAGCCTGTCGCATCGAATATTGATGAAGCAACCCGAATGTTTAAGGTTGCTCAGCAAAACGGTGTAGTGTTGTTTGAGGCGTATAAATCTCAATTCCTACCGAACTTTAAGCAAGTTCAACTTGGGTTAGAAAAGATTGGCAAGGTACATAAGGCACACATCAATTACTGCCAATATTCATCGCGCTACCAAAAATACCTAAACGGTGAGAACCCAAACACCTTCAATCCTGCTTTTTCTAACGGCTCATTAGTCGATATTGGCTTCTACTGTGTTGCCGCGACAGTCGCGCTATTTGGCAAACCCAAAAATGCACAGGCTTCTGCAAAGCTACTTGATTCCGGTGTGGATGCGCATGGTTGTGCGATCTTCCAGTATCCTGAGTTTGACGTGACGCTTGCTCACTCCAAAGTCAGCGACTCTTACGCACCAAGCGAGATCCAAGGCGAGCAAGGAGCAATCATCATCGATCACATCGCTGAATGTACTGATGTTAAGATCCGCTACCGTGATGGCAGCATTGAAAACCTCACTCAAGCACAAAGCGAGAACTCAATGAGTTATGAAGCACAAGGCTTTGTAAGCTGCATTGAGGGTGATAAAGAAACTCAAGCTCACGCCCAACAACGCGCTTTAACTGTTGCAAAGTTAATTACAGAGATGCGTCAGCAAGTCGGTGTCGTTTATCCAGCCGATAAATAACATCACTGCTAGGGTAACCAGCTGATTTTTAATAAATACCGATTTATGCATAACTAAATTTAATCTTTACGACAAACAACCGGATTAGTCGATTGGGGTACCATCTGTTTAAATCCGCGTTCGATATCTATCGTATTAATTTAATTTATTGAAGGTGTGTAAAGTGTTTTCAGTTGATGATCGCGTTGTAGCAACAAAAGGTGTTGAGCTAGGTGAAATGGTAGTAATTGGCCTAAGTGCTGGTGGCGGCTACGTTCACGTTACAACAGTAGAAGGCGCAATAATGACGCTTACTTACCCTGCAAAAGACCTTAAAAAAGCATAGTCTAACCGCTCCGCTCTTTTAGTAGTCACTCTGCTAAAGGTAACAAAATTGAGGCCTTGGCTGATTTCACTCTTCTGCATTAGAGTGAACAGCCAGGGCCTTTTTTATACCTACAATCCCTTACCAGCCTCCCATTAGTTTACTCATTGCAGTAAAACTAGCTCCAACAGACAATTGAATGAATCAAAGACTATTTGCATCAAGTACTTGTTGTTTGTTAATGCCTACAGTTTATTGGTGCTTAACGTTTATTGAGACTTAGCGTCTATTGAAGCTTAGTATTTGCAAGACTTTCTGGTACATTAGCATCATCTTATATTTGTAATTACCTGAACTAAAGGAAGCTATGAAGCTTTATATTTACGACCACTGCCCTTTCTGCGCACGAGTAGCCTACATCGCTCAATCTCTAGGCTTAAACATCGAACTTGTTTCTGTGGATTATGATGATGCCCAAACCCTTATCGATTTGATCGGCAAAAAGATGGTGCCTGTGTTACAAAAAGACGACGGTTCTATCATGGCTGAGAGCTTAGATATCATCGCGTACTTCTTGGATTTGAAATCAAGCGATGAGCAGCGTGTGCCATCAGAGCAAGTTACTGTATTCCAAGCTCGCGCATTCCCGCTAACTCAACAGATTGGACGCCCACGCTGGTGTAACCTCGACTTGGCTGAATATCGCTCTCCAGGAGCCAAAGAAGCTTGGCGTGCCAGTAAAGAGACTGAAGGTTTTAACTTTCAAGAGCTCTTAGAAAAGACACCTCAGTTCGTTCAACTGATTAACCCATTACTGAAAGATGCCGAGCTCTTACTGGATCTAGAGAATGGTGAGTCATCACAGCCTCTTATCGACCAAGCAGTGTACTTCTCTATGTTGCGCGGTTTCTGCGTAGAGCCAAGCATCACATGGCCACCAGCGCTAGAACGTTGGTTAGAGAAGCAAAGCGAAACTCTGAAGCTCTCTTTACTTCGCTAGAGCGATTGCAGCTAGCACAAACAAAAAATCGAAGCTCTCAGGTACTGCCCTGCTAGCTTCGATTTTCTTTTAGCTGCCCATTCTTTCGATCTGACTAAGCCTTTTTTTACGCCAAGCTCTTGTTACACCAAGATCTTGTTACTACAACAGGCGCCTTCTCAAACCAGTTCGCTCTAAGATTCGTGTCGAGATCTCTTCAACCGATAATGAAGACGTGTTGATGTAAGGTATCGCTTCTCGGCGGAACATCGCCTCTACCGTTTGTAGCTCATACAAACATTGCGAATCACTCGCGTATTCACTGCCCGCTAAACGGTTCTCACGGATTTCCGTCAGCCTTTCTGCATCAATGGTTAAACCGAACAGCTTGTGTCGGTATATCTCAAACTCAGGCAGTAGCTTCAAGCGCGCTAAATCATCATGGATGAATGGGTAGTTTGCTACGCGTAAGCCAAACTGCATCGCCATGTACAAGCTTGTTGGTGTCTTACCGCTTCGAGATACCCCAAGCAAGATGATGTCGGCTTCTTCTAGCCCTTTGAGCGTGATGCCATCATCGTGTGCGAGTGTGTATTCAATCGCAGCAATACGGTCGAAATACTTAACCGAATCTTTGTTCACACTGCGTGAACGTTGCAGTTTAGGCGCTGGTGCCATCTGAATATCATCCTGAACCTTCTGAACGATACTTTCCAACACGTCATAGCAGTGCGCTGGCGCTTCAAGCAGCTTGGCCTTGATATCTGGAATCACGATTGAGAAGAACACTAATGGTTCGACTCCATTATCACGATACGAAATTTCGATCTCTTTTAATAAATCAGAAAGTTTGTCCTCACTTTCCACAAACGGAAAGGTTTTTTCATTGGCTTTGAAAGGGAATTGACCTAGAACAACATGCCCTAAAGTCTCACATGTTATGGCCGTTCCATCAGAAACATAGAATACATCACGACTTTGGATATCAATTTGCATTTTTTATTTAATATTTAAAATTATTTTGAGTAGGATGGGTACCATAATATATATAACAAAACCCTGCTGACTATTACGTCCC
Encoded proteins:
- the rimK gene encoding 30S ribosomal protein S6--L-glutamate ligase codes for the protein MRIAILSRNENLYSTSRLKAAGEARGHQVDVIDTLHCDIDIASNNPKIRYMGEELPQYDAVIPRIGASITFYGTAVVRQFEMMGTFCINESVAISRSRDKLRSLQLLSRKGIGLPKTGFASRPDKIQDLIKNVGGAPLVIKLLEGTQGIGVVLAETNKAAESVIEAFMGLKANILVQEFIEEANGADIRCFVVGNKVIAAMKRQAGEGEFRSNLHRGGTAQLVKLTKEERATAINAAKIMGLNLCGVDILQSKNGPVVMEVNSSPGLEGIEKATGKDVADMIFEFIEKNAKPNANRTRGKG
- a CDS encoding RimK/LysX family protein, which codes for MNNKMIIGNTEALCLPELGITGLHTRVDTGAKTSSLHVDNLLCVKTDGENFVEFDLHPDVYHLEETVRCKAKLKTSKKIKSSNGEVEHRCVIETMLKIGGQEWPIDITLSNRQDMTYMMLLGRQGMSDKVIVDPAGEFLLTH
- a CDS encoding MBL fold metallo-hydrolase; translated protein: MQLHTIKGYIQDMYLVEYPDKLLLLDGACRADIPHLKTFIETELMRDFSDLHTVVVTHMHPDHAGAAHALRKLTNCYLVAANRDKDWYHGIDGILMHLTDLALARWMANRLGRAKANLWYSRKLKPDYKLSDGDSIPGFDDWLVLETPGHTDRDLSVYCPSHSVAYVADLMVEVKKKLIPPFPIFHPNKYRESVSRIYDMQLDTLLVAHGGQVDFSETAFEHLLMSAPRRPVTHWRVTKIKAKKLLLSIWRFGLQSHGKSKK
- a CDS encoding 2OG-Fe(II) oxygenase; the protein is MNQLIDALSTQGYFVWDDFLTHEEVVALRDCIPENWKKARIGRNDEVTRESTIRSDKIQWVRRDMGEPASLFLDKMEQIRLAANQAFFLGLFEYEAHFAKYEKGDFYQKHLDCFKGNENRRLTTVFYMNDEWTEEDAGELVVYDLKDNHIATIPPKSGRLFVFLSEQFPHEVLPTNTERFSIAGWFRINGVKDNQLDIAH
- a CDS encoding glycerophosphodiester phosphodiesterase family protein — protein: MSSIIVGHRGVAGTHPENTKASIEQAAKLGLKWIEVDIQPTQDDQLVVCHDHTLERCSDGKGRVDEHTLAELRQLDFGSWKSEQFAGEKILTLEELLALVEQHDLSVNLEIKVDSRHQAPHVVDLLHEELIRSNLDTDKVLLSSFSHQVVAEMARHLPRYRVGVITEQLTQADLMLINEVKAFSCHMNYEHVNQSDLNTLSEANIQTWCYTVNDPSHFKLISEVDAVFTDFPNQFSAIN
- a CDS encoding sulfite exporter TauE/SafE family protein is translated as MDLIFSPIFPILGAIFIFAAIVRGFSGFGFTLVALPLSALFVPVIELVPVFMLIDLLGNIQLLPKVRKHVNWRWVSKVFIPCLAFTPVGLLLLKSVSQDTIILIISAFIFASALMIYKGFQYKSEPRFAPYILGSLAGVMNGAASMSGPPIGTHALASPVAPHIARAGLIAFFVLADSSAFVSASIAGLVDRDVVWLTLALLPSSMFGGYVGSKLFERFGGAKFKPVTIALLIVIAIFSAGRVLL
- a CDS encoding murein L,D-transpeptidase family protein, whose amino-acid sequence is MHLFLPLSLCLLFVTSSVYAEKVVVEKIVSDATAIETIVFESTSAHSQRVSTSSSSSTSSVSSNSKHVIVVDNVLKSDSGEQVAQLSQGSSKRSPQSSSRQFYNVPDIDSEVDSLSQVVTLVKVDKSKRRMYLLKGEKVIQEFRIALGKQPKGHKRFEGDNRTPEGTYQLDYVMEESDFYRSVHINYPQPSDMQWAEQNDVDPGGNIKIHGIKNGERRSPSFIQSFDWTDGCIALTNQDMDEFLQLVKMGTPIHIEW
- a CDS encoding N-acetyltransferase family protein, with product MQIRTAKVTDISSILELSEQINRQHHLGAPMVFAPVSQSQADSEEYWLGLMLDPVGAFFVAVDDQQVIGFLAGKVTQNKGVSFIQSHKVARVNTIVVNDQTQSQGVGRALMKSFNQWAQASGAIELRLEVMEFNQQAQGFYESLGMETQSRTMSMRFEEL
- a CDS encoding Gfo/Idh/MocA family protein, with product MIKFAVIGTNWITQKFVQAAHESQSMQLAAVYSRNLDSAVQFAQEFDVETTYDSLDALANDKTVEAVYIASPNSLHCEQSIFMMENGKHVICEKPVASNIDEATRMFKVAQQNGVVLFEAYKSQFLPNFKQVQLGLEKIGKVHKAHINYCQYSSRYQKYLNGENPNTFNPAFSNGSLVDIGFYCVAATVALFGKPKNAQASAKLLDSGVDAHGCAIFQYPEFDVTLAHSKVSDSYAPSEIQGEQGAIIIDHIAECTDVKIRYRDGSIENLTQAQSENSMSYEAQGFVSCIEGDKETQAHAQQRALTVAKLITEMRQQVGVVYPADK
- the grxB gene encoding glutaredoxin 2, translating into MKLYIYDHCPFCARVAYIAQSLGLNIELVSVDYDDAQTLIDLIGKKMVPVLQKDDGSIMAESLDIIAYFLDLKSSDEQRVPSEQVTVFQARAFPLTQQIGRPRWCNLDLAEYRSPGAKEAWRASKETEGFNFQELLEKTPQFVQLINPLLKDAELLLDLENGESSQPLIDQAVYFSMLRGFCVEPSITWPPALERWLEKQSETLKLSLLR
- a CDS encoding pyruvate, water dikinase regulatory protein; its protein translation is MQIDIQSRDVFYVSDGTAITCETLGHVVLGQFPFKANEKTFPFVESEDKLSDLLKEIEISYRDNGVEPLVFFSIVIPDIKAKLLEAPAHCYDVLESIVQKVQDDIQMAPAPKLQRSRSVNKDSVKYFDRIAAIEYTLAHDDGITLKGLEEADIILLGVSRSGKTPTSLYMAMQFGLRVANYPFIHDDLARLKLLPEFEIYRHKLFGLTIDAERLTEIRENRLAGSEYASDSQCLYELQTVEAMFRREAIPYINTSSLSVEEISTRILERTGLRRRLL